The Scomber scombrus chromosome 19, fScoSco1.1, whole genome shotgun sequence DNA window ACATTAAATTCAGTAAGTGCTGCAATTTAAAATCTTCAGAGACACAAAATTACTGAAAATCTGAGAATGTCATATGTAAAATCAATGCTTAGTCcatgtaaaaatacacatgTGAACTTACGGTTTCCCAGCGGTCCTTGATAGAGGGGTCGGCGACTCAGATTTCGACCTGCTTTGGTCCAAACTGTCCGACTCTTTGATCTGCTGCGCTCTGGGACGGTTTGGTTGTGGTGCGTAGACGATccactctccctcctcctcgGTGCCTTCTTCCTGCTGCACCATCAGCTGCTCCATCTTCTCTCTGCTGGCAGCGGCCACTGAAAACAGCCGACCAATGGTGTGAGAatccaaaatacacaaacatcaCTGAAAAAGAATTTATAACTTTGAGAAACGTTGAGTCATCTTTACTTCGAATAGCCCGACCAGTCTCAGTGGCAGACAGCGTTTCGACAGCTGCCTCTAGCGTGGCGTGAGTCTTCAAGGCCTCAGAGCTCTGCGCCCAGGAGAAGCCCATTtcctaaaaagaaaagacaacctCATGAGCTGACATGATACCAACATACAGACATTAAACCGATACTCTACTCTTACTTGGTTTACAGcctcacagcagacattttgactggTCATAGTAGGAAAAGGCGTTATTAGGCATTactaataacatttaataatgatgGATCTGCTTTATTCAAGTGTCTCAATGGAAGATGACCTGCTTTGTATGTTGATATGTAATCTGGATTATCTGgaacacattttattgcagGCATTAATGCACTCAGGAAGCAATGTGATTAGATCAACCAGACcacatttggagaaaaaaaaaaatcatcccaGTAAGTTGAAAGGTGACCTAGCCCCGCCTCTTCCTGCCGGCTATAGCAAGTCTTGCAACTAGCAGGAGCAGCTAGACGTATTCAATCACAAAGGAGTGATGTGGAAATGAATGACGTCCATATCGTGTCAGCAGTTTCCTTGACGTGGGACACGCCATGTCTGTTGATAAGTCTGCCAGCTCTGCCCAGCTAATTTGCACATTGAGAGCTGATtgcaacatattttaatatcaggTTTAAATGACTCATTGGTCAGATGTCATTATCCAGGCTATAAACCCAGatacagatcacatgttaaAACCAGGCCGAGGTTGAAACCAGGATTCTGAAACTGAAGCTAAATTTAAATCTGCTagtgcttttcctgctgtgactgTGACATAACTAAATATCTCAGAGGCCTACGAGCACCTCAAACTCCcaaatgagaagaaaagaagaaacattttgtgtattattgtgttcAGATCTTttcggatggatggatgcaaaGATTCCCATGTTTACAAATTAagtgttaccatggcaacatcaTCTGTCAACTCAGAGTCAGTGGAGTGAGGGTTACAAATACAGCACATTGACAAAGTAACGCCAtatctgtgtgtcagtgtgggtTTAATCTCACTTTGGCTTATGAGATAGACAATTCCTTAGTATGAAATGTCAAGTCAGATATTGGAGCTTTTATAAAAATCTGAGTTTCCTAATCTAGATTATGACTCAGATGTTGACTTGATACTATTTAAAAGTCAGAATGTCATTTTTACGATAATTCTGATATGAAATGAACTCAGCATGAAACACAATCTGAAACTACTGTGTATGAAACTCAAGTTAAACAGGGAATCAGTTTTTTTGACATCGTGCTATGAACATCCGAAATCAAATGTTACCTACATACTTTCATTTAGAGCCGACAACAAGTCACCACCAGCAGGTTTCATACCAGCTGTGAGTGTTTTCTACTCAGCCTCTGTGGTTAGCAACTGTCATGTTTTCACTATCGGTaacccctctcccccccccccagttaTTTAAGAGCTCTTCCTACCATGAGGTGCAACGTCTGTGCTCGTTTCAGCTCCTGCGAGGCTTCCTGGCTCGTACTGTCCAGGTTCAGCACCTCCTTATAGACCAGCGAGGCCTCGTAGTAtttctgcagaagaagaaatcaAAGGCAATAAGTaatgattttaataaaacactttaacctttattattttgctttaatgttacatttaatttcagtatTTCCTGACAATCTTACACATTTTAGAGTTTTaagtatctttttttaaatgtcacaccGGATGCaacataaagagagaaaagcagagtaTAAGAAAAGTTAACTGAGATACAGAAGCAGTGATTTACCTTGAGCCCGCAGAGAGCTTTCCCTTTCCTAAATAAGCCTTTCACCCAGTTTGGCGACATGGAGAGTGCCAGGTCAGCATCCCTCAGAGCGTTATCGTACTGCTGCATCCTTTCATAGCAGAGGGACCGATTTCCAAATAATCTAAAAGCACAGAGAAAACATCATTCACTGTCATTAATAGTCAGTGCCGCCGGGTGCTTTAATGTAAAAGTACGCTTGAGTCAGTTTAGTTCAGGTTCTTACTTAAATTCTGTTGGGTTGTATTTAATGGCGTCGGTAAAGCATTTGACTGCCGGTCTGTACTGTCCCGAGGCGGCCAAACGATTTCCAATACCTGGAAGGAAGATGGACAGTAGCTTTAGTactttcaccttttctttttctttttttacatcaaagtcTCCATGCAAAGATGgtgatggggggaaaaaaagaaaaggacaaatCCCTTACCTGCCAGCTCTCtacttttttttgcatattcttCTGCAGTGAGAtccactgttttctgtttcaaattagagttattttattattctgtgaAACATGCTGAGCTCTAAATGTAACactgaatatgaatatgtgACTTTATGTTATAATTTCATTCAgtataatttcatttcaatataATTTTCAACCAGTAATTATACAAGCAGATTCACACAGAAATATACAGAGATAGGAAAATAGTTTCTAatctgaaaataatttaaaacactATCTGTGATAAAAGATATCAGGCTTCTACCAAGTATTTCATACCATTTTAAAATTTGAGTGAAGaagaaatatttttattcagccaatatacatttttgttgagtgtttgactcatttattacaaataaataaataaatcaaaaattcacatttaatgTCATTCACCGAGAGCATATGTTCTTCAGTGTTTTGTAAAGTTGGACCATTAAATCATGTGATTGTAATTTTTTCTCTAttaataaaaagtgtaaaaactaaagaataaaccctctgaaatgaaaatgatgtatagagactaattataagGGGATACTGTGAATTATcagattatgaacagtatgtaagggtcaAAGTAATCCCACCTCTTTAATGGTTTCCTGTTTCTCTTGCTTTTTCTGAACTTTAGGTTCTTCCAAAACTTTTGGTTTTTCTTCTTTGGGCTGCTGAACCTCCTgtaattctgttttttcttcttttgtcttcGTCACAGGCGTCTGGTTATGTTTTTCTTCAGGCGCCGATTCAGCATTAGTAGcattatttaaattcaaatccTGTTGAGAATAATGAGACAGGgagtggttgtttttttagagaATTGTCACGTCATTcccaaaatgatgatgaagaacaGGCAGCAATATGTGATTCAGCAAATACTGTAACATGAACAGATGCTAATAAAATAGGCTTATGGACTATGACATGCAGCGTCACTGGTTCAAATCCAGTCTGGGACCTTTACAGTGTCTCCCTCTTCATTACTCTCATGTCTCTCTACTAACCCTATTTAATAAAAGGCATGACGTGTCCCtaaaatttgtttttgatttttgtgACCGAGGCTACACATGCAACCAGACAGTACACGTACAACTTGCATAAATTATATAGTCAATAGAATAAAAATGCATATGATTATGTACATATGTTGATAGTCTGTAGTCAcaaaccaccaaaaaaaacaataaacaatccCTACAACCGTCCCATAGCTCACCAATAAACATCATCACTCTCctccagaaaataaataaataaataaataatgatgataataataataataataataataataataataataataatgaatcagAAATGTGCTACATCTATTTAGAGCAAAAAGGAAATTACTCATTTCAACCAACTTTAAGTATTACAAGAAAATGTAACCTAGGCCCTGCAAACATTCAGGCTTTCTGAGCTGCACTCTGAAGAATTTGTATGTTTCTTCCATCTTTGCTCTTTGTGCTCGAGCACCAGAAGCTTCTAAAGTTAGTACCtcataaaattatatatatacactgagCTTGTGGGTCGGTTTTCATCCCCTTACTAACAATGTCTCTGCAGCAGTTAATCCCACCAACAGAACTCTCTTCATATGCAGCGTTAAACTAAGCGATGTGTCATCATTGAACAATCAAATGTGTGAGTATGTTCGTCTCAATTATTCCAGAAACAGTCAGCAAACAGCAAACGTGTGCTCAGTgcctaaaatgtttttttgtaactCAGCAGTTGTCCACAGCTGCTTCCAGCATCATGTTGTGAAACCAGGCTGAACCATTTTTCTGGCTTCACTTCAAAATATTTTCCAAAGCTATTTAACAAACTCTCTCTTCAGCATAAAGTCACATTGCACAGATTAGGTCACAGCTATTAAAATGACTGAAGACAGAATATCCTTCAAGTTCCTCATTTCATTAAAAGAGACACGTTGCTTAACAACGTGACataaactgaaatataaaatccTCCACTAACCTTTTGCTccccatcttcttcttcttcttctttattcatCTCCTCAAcactttcttctttatttttcttgctgCTCTCGTCACATTCAGAGACCTCTGATTCATTTTGAGATTTACCATCTTCGGGAGATTCACTTGCTTCTGTGTTACTTTCAATTATAGGGTTTTCTTCTTGATTTTCTGAGGAGTCAGACTTGTTTTGTTCTTCCTCCTGAAATTATAAAATCATATTACaaataatcatgtttaaaaaaagttattttagttATTTCCAGACGATTCATTGTAATTCACATTAATATTAGTAAAAACAAGACTTACAGGTAAAATGTCTTTAACTGCGTTCTCCTTTTTCTCGcgctttttctcttttttacgCTGttgatagaaagaaaaaagtgtgcTTTGAGATGCATACAATTAAAAACCAACCAGTGTTTCCCTCCCCATGTTTTCTGctttatattacatataaataatgtCAACACTGACCATTTTCTTACGCTTGTTCCTGTCTTTACGTCGttcctcttctgtttgtttgtcagcttcctaaaaaaaaaaaaagaaaaaaaaaaaaaaggaaatcagtgTGTTAACCAATGCTCAAGAAACTCTTCACACATTTGATTGTGTATTGAggataaatattaattattaaagaGGACCTATTATACTAATTTTAATctctaaatgtttatttttggactCCATTAGAgtaaaaaactgtttatttatcatcattatttatcTCAGTGTGACgacccccaaaacaatggaaaaatgttaGTGGAGCAGTTAACTTTATATACACGTCTGAAAAttaggaaaagcataataggtcccttTTAAATTGAGTAACTTCTTTacttaaaatgacataaaagtgTAGTACCGCATCAGGGAGCTGTTTAATTCTTGGATGTGGCTCTAAAACCTTGTCACCAGCAATTGGTGGATAAAACTGATCTTCGTCGTCTTCATCATCAGTATAAACGAGATCATGTTCCAGCTCTTCGTCAAGGCCTCTAAAAAGATCTAAACCTGCAAgatgtgacaaaaacacaaaaagcttcCATTCATTTATCGTAATTCTCATTTGTTTCATCTTTTCGAGGTGCTGAACTGTAATCTCTCCAACATGTACGGATCTGTTAGTTACATGAACAGAGgcagagcttctttttttatctggAAGTGAATCACATCCCATCCCACTTCCTCTTCGCTTCACTGTTTTGATTGTGTTCATGAGAAATGTACCATTGCTAAAGACTTCCATTAAAACACTTCTCATAATGTCTTGGAAAtgactcataaaaaaaaacagacattaaacaacattaaatagGACGCCATCTTTGGTTAGACAACCGAAAACAAAAGTGATTCTCTGAACACTCATGTAGaaatcaaaaatgttgtttttatgtccatgtggtttagtcaaatttaaaaaaggggttaaatgtatataatgtctgcttttaaaccattttgagagaatatataaaaggattatggcaaaaatgtctaagtggtgtaaccataaaaacgttgtaccaaataattcaacttgattaaaaacagtaaattctcaatataacaccatatcaactagtctGGCATGATCtcacattataactttttatattaaataaaggtaatgaaatacaattgttctaaatattacatttactctggggaatcatggagatcaggaattTCCGTTTTTgtagtaattatttgtataagtacacttaaatacactgtaggtggataaaatatttaatatttatcattagtttgacattttcagcagcattcAATCtaacttttggttaaaaaaaatagtgcaaacataatttcaaaatgacataaaaccaacaaaaatacaaaatgtacattttaacaaacctgatgctgcatttaagacagttttttaaagatatttttgaattgctcatcttgccagcCCTTACTTGTCACTGATCCAGATATTTTAGCTCCCATCGTAGCTCTAAAAACAAGGACGACCCAAACCAGTGAAAAGCTAGAGCTGATGAAGTGTACTAGTCACATACCAGAATATGAATCTTATGACCTCACTGTTACTTTAGCTGTTCCCTTTTTTATAAACCTGTAAGTGGAAACCTTGCACTAGACCAGCAGATTCCTCAACAGCCCACAACCAAAGACTTGCCAGCTAGAGGGGAAATCAGCTGTGCTTGAGGTGCGTAAAGTAATTTGAGGATATGAGTTTATCACCTCCATGATCTCTCCTGCTCCAGATTTCCTGCCCTCAGCTGCAGGCGTAACAAGTATTTACAAAAGACAAAGGATCCACAGAAGGATTCAGTAACTGAATTTGTTTTAACATGTCATCAATCTGTCTGACATTCAACATCtgaggaataaaacatttcaacttTATGCATTTATACAGTCAGAGTGAGAAGTGGTTAACTAATCTACTTTGTTtcaatgtttttaaatcaaataatacTGAGTGATGCTTCATCTTCAGGCTTCATCTCTTCATCGTCACTTCATAATAACAGATTTTTAGTTAAAAAGCCTTACCTAATAAGCCAGAGGTAAAGACATCCAGGAAAGAGCTTGTAGAATGACGCCCATTTATTATATCCACCATCGATTCCTGAAAAGAAGAAACGATCAGAAAGTTAAGATGCAACCATTAAAAGTATTAACTAGTTACTGATATAATGTGTTTCTTCATGCATTATGTTTTGGTACTCATCTGcagttaatatatatatattgatattgtagATGTCACCCTCGATTCTGTTTTTAGGATATAGTTATCAACAATTCAGTCGatttaaaagacacacacacacacacacacacacagtatagatAAGATTTCAGCCAGACCGATATATGGTCCTATCactgatatatcagtattggcaaattgtccgatatgtgccaatgttgtttttttattttaaaagttatatatGTATAGTTGATcgtttttcttaattcaagtttaatatatacatgttttttgttgttgttttgtgtctttaaaaaaaaaataattcatagctaattataattattgtataaaatgactaAAGTGCCCTGACACACTAATCGCCACtgggaatttaaaaaatgtctctcaTGATAGTAAAGGTTGCAGACCACTGGTTGAGATTTAAACCTGAGCATTAGTCttgttttgatggtttgtttggaacatttatgaacCGGTAAGATTTCTTTCCCATGCTTTGTGGGTGTGACTGTTTTGCTGAgtcatcaccattcataccagcagttaaattactaaagcacaatATTGTTTAGAGCACAACATGTTGTATAGATATAACCTCTTCATTTTGCTCTTAGAGAGCATTTGATTGTTCTTCGGGGGAGGGGAGCATGTCCCCGGATGCCCTTACAGGTTCAAAATGAGGTGAGAGACCATAGTCTCTAAAACTTCGGTGGGAAacactgagaaaaaagaaacatttaaatttaagttaaaatctcacaaacagacacaaaagtcaaagatacacacacagtagagcctgactgatatatcaatcagctgatattatcggccgatatggGCCAATCAGAAATATCACTATCTGcgaatatgttgtccgatatgtgctgatacttttttaaatgatgtgagcagcatttaatatatatttgatcctttttcttaattcaaattaaatgtttatgtacattttttttgttatttagttagttattaTTAAACTCACAGTGAAGTTTCCTGTTTCAGTGCATTGATTTCCTTTcaaacaataaagtttattgtcaaactgtaaaatatcacccTTCATTATAAATCAtcgtcacaagtgtttgatgaataaatttaacatttaacagctttcttttactccttaatatcgGTATCTacccctaaaatccagtattggtcgggcTCTAATACACAGTACTTAGTGCCTACATATACAGACAGATGCTGCTTGTATTGCACTtctttaaaaagtacaatattgcACATTGTaagaataaataagaatatttaCAATCCTGTGCTATGATGTGCaatattcttatttattcttACAATGTGCAATACATGTATGTAGgtagtgtgtatgtatgtttgacttgtgtgtgagtgagattttaatttttcttcattttaataataaatgatgccTCCAGTTGATATTTATTGGGCAGCTCATGCATACAGTTACTTAATGTGTCATGAAACTGCTGTCCTGTTATCAGCAGCACAGTATAAACCGGAAAAACCCGTTTtgacacaacaataacacaaaagGTGTGTGTCTCCTTTTTAACCTGAATCATACTCACGTGTGCGCGCATTATCCTCGAGTTTTCTTTAAATCTGCGAGGAGCTCCATGCCCTTTGGTAGAAACCGTGGCTACTGTAGAGACTGTGgacactgtgaaaaaaaagaagatgctgTTAAAAAAACCAATGAGTGCAATAATACCATAAAGTAATATTCAAAGTCtgcagaggggaggagggggtatTACGGTAAACAAGTCTGcagcgggagggagggaggggagaggggtgTATTACGGTAAACGTCACCACGTTAGCTCCTTTTAGCCACGAAGCTAAAACATCTGATTAATAATGTGGGTCAAACTCTCAGTATGTGAAACTTAGCAATGAAGAGGCTAAGGAAGCAGATAATACAACAATGAATCCACTTGTTTTAAAGCTTACCTGGCactacttctttctttctcggCATGGTGATaatgtatttcctttttctgctgctgtcctgtgtctgtgtgtttaacaATGTCTGCTCTGGATCTGGTTAgaagattgattttttttttttgtccaatgCGACgttttacttccttctttcctttccagcCATGAGCTTTGTACTGCTgtgtttccttcttcttctgctgctgcttctgtcttcttcctcttttagtgaaatttttttttattgttattatttttaaagcttaCAGATGCATTTACCTCCACCTACTGGGCTGGAGTGTGAGTCAGTCCTTAaatgctgttcagggtcaattttgactctttcttttacatgtacagctataataaaaaaaacctataaaCATGATTACATTTCTTGTATGTGGACTTTTCTTTATGTGACCCCCAGGAAAGCTCGCCATATTCTCAGGGACTCATCTCACCCAGGACACTCGCtctttgagctgctgccctcaggcaaacagtacaggacattgagagtacgcacaaatagatttcaaaacagcttttacgctaaagccataaatgcactaaactgcattaaataatggcaattatttatttatttttgtttctgcactttaaagacagcatctcaatttcgttgtgctttgtacaatgacaataaagactttctatatatatatattctatataatatacaaaaaTTGGAAATAATGTAGCAGCTGatacactgtttttttaatatgcaaatTTACAAATTTGTAAGGCTGTTAAATATTGACATAAGATAATTAGATTAGatgaactttattgtcccaAAGGAAATTTTTCATGGGCTAAAAGTGCCAGGTGCTGCACATATATAACAATTAATAAtaagcacagaaaaacaaaacatacatgaCAACACACAAGTACAAAAAGTGCTTCAAAGTGTAGCATATTGCACAGAATAATATTGCAAAAGATC harbors:
- the LOC134000981 gene encoding RNA polymerase II-associated protein 3-like, which codes for MPRKKEVVPVSTVSTVATVSTKGHGAPRRFKENSRIMRAHESMVDIINGRHSTSSFLDVFTSGLLGLDLFRGLDEELEHDLVYTDDEDDEDQFYPPIAGDKVLEPHPRIKQLPDAEADKQTEEERRKDRNKRKKMRKKEKKREKKENAVKDILPEEEQNKSDSSENQEENPIIESNTEASESPEDGKSQNESEVSECDESSKKNKEESVEEMNKEEEEEDGEQKDLNLNNATNAESAPEEKHNQTPVTKTKEEKTELQEVQQPKEEKPKVLEEPKVQKKQEKQETIKEKTVDLTAEEYAKKSRELAGIGNRLAASGQYRPAVKCFTDAIKYNPTEFKLFGNRSLCYERMQQYDNALRDADLALSMSPNWVKGLFRKGKALCGLKKYYEASLVYKEVLNLDSTSQEASQELKRAQTLHLMEMGFSWAQSSEALKTHATLEAAVETLSATETGRAIRMAAASREKMEQLMVQQEEGTEEEGEWIVYAPQPNRPRAQQIKESDSLDQSRSKSESPTPLSRTAGKPELFPIWVGSLAPAVTYATLHELFSRAGTVYSIKMLLEHQCAFVNYTKKEDCDTAIKCINGMVVEGAPLSVRYPNKIPVGLGMSKWAATEPCSSRPTVYKKECFFWRTTGCTRHDCTYRHIPEHKNIDKDKFTSKLPTNHM